The following coding sequences lie in one Bernardetia sp. genomic window:
- a CDS encoding CapA family protein, with protein sequence MKHLYLYIFSFIILSNFSSCSPAQEASASTEDSEKIKDSLKVIANFEHIKDFTDKPDTNNITFAFTGDLMCHGSQYKAVFEGNDTYNFIPVFEGVKPFLSAADVMVGNLETVLAGKGKNYKSYPQFNTPNAYADALKDAGFDVIVTVNNHTYDQGKDGVLRTLDELDKRNFEAVLGSYRNEEELKNKIKVFEKNDIKYSILAYTQFSNITLRSS encoded by the coding sequence ATGAAACATTTATACCTATACATTTTTTCTTTTATTATTTTATCAAATTTCTCTTCGTGTTCGCCAGCACAGGAAGCCTCTGCCAGTACAGAAGATAGTGAAAAAATAAAGGATTCTTTGAAAGTAATTGCCAACTTCGAACACATCAAAGATTTTACAGACAAACCAGACACAAACAATATTACCTTTGCCTTTACAGGCGATTTGATGTGCCACGGCTCACAATACAAAGCTGTTTTTGAAGGAAATGATACTTATAATTTTATTCCAGTTTTTGAAGGTGTAAAGCCATTTTTATCAGCTGCTGACGTAATGGTGGGAAATTTAGAAACAGTATTGGCAGGAAAAGGGAAAAATTATAAAAGCTATCCACAGTTCAATACGCCTAATGCCTATGCTGATGCGCTTAAAGATGCAGGTTTTGATGTCATTGTAACAGTAAACAATCACACTTACGACCAAGGAAAAGACGGCGTTTTACGTACATTGGACGAACTAGACAAAAGAAATTTTGAAGCTGTTTTGGGTTCGTATCGCAACGAGGAGGAACTAAAAAACAAGATAAAAGTATTTGAAAAAAACGATATTAAGTACAGTATTTTGGCTTATACACAGTTTTCAAATATTACGCTTCGTAGTTCTG